ttttttttcaggcgaacaaaatttttttccgcaaaactaactgcgaaaccattgttcttggtgtaatgcctagacctacagtaaatttcatcacaatcgggaatggtgaccgggacctcgtgttggATCTCATCTGGACACACCCAAGCTACTACTATGTTTACAGTGCCATGTAATAAATGGAAGTAAAGGTAAATAAATCTGCTATCATATGGTGTTTATTTTAATGAGCTGCATCGAAAATTTGCGTGCTCGAAAAATCTGTAAAcaaaaaagttaagaaaaataataaataaaaaatggaaaaataacTGGACAAGCTATCACAAAAGTAAAAACATATTTGCAAACATGAGATTTAGCTTGAATAACGCGCCTGGTCAgataataaagtttaattctctctctctctccacataaATTTAATCTTGTTAGCTTTATTACGAATAAAAACGCACCTCTGAGGAGCACTTCAAATTGTGACAGCGATAGGTGGTGCATTAGTGTGCAGTAGAATTCAGTGTTCCTGGCAGTAGAGTTGCGCTTtctaaacaataataataataattgtttggtaacgtcccaaaagcatgatttgattatgaaagacgccgtagtggagggctctgcaaattttgaccacctgagattctttaacgtgtacctaaaatctaagtacacgggcttcaagcattttcgcctccatcgaaaatgtggccgccgcagccgggattcaatcccgcgacctgcagaCGCGCTTTCTAAACAAATGTTTAGTTTTGGTGTACCAGCTGTCAACACAACTTACATGTGATGTAACCACACATTTTACAATGTGATTGCCACTGCAGCTTGATGGCGTTCAGAAATAATTATGAGAAATAGCTTGATTTAATCGGGGTCTGTATGATTTGGTTTGACTGGTGTACATTGCAGGGGACATGCATAGTTCCACTGTGCATACAACTGACATTGTATGCCGTCATTTTTAATATGTCTGCACAGAGTTTGTAGGAGCGTATTTTCAAGCTAAACTAGTTTTCACGTTGTAAAGGTGGCGCTTATCTTTTCTCTCACAGCGCCAGCGGCCACCCTGATCAACATCAAGAACGCCCGGAAACACTTTGAGAAGCTCGAGAGTGCCAAGGGCTCAAGTTCACAATCACTCGCTAGGCGATAGTAGTTCCTAGAGACTGTTAATAATAACCTCGCGTTTTCGTTTCACCTTGCTCCTAGTACGAGCTGCGCCTGTTGCGCCGTACAATATTGTGGCACAGAAGCTGCTTGTGCTGTCTATCTCTGGCCACAACCTGACCGGCCTGAAAATCCCAAACGAGTTAATTGTGCAAGTGTTTAACGAGAAGGCACCCCACGCATTCTCGAGTGGGCAGGCCTTGTCACGGCAATCCCGCAGGAAGGAAATATAAGCAGTGTCACTCACTGCAGCTTGTTTTAGGCGGTTCAGAATATACAGTTTGGAAACGTTTAGAGATGTGTATTTTGTACAAACTgatgaaaaataaaaatgttgCTATTGAGTTCGGTTTGTTTTTTTGTTATGAATATGTAGTGTGCTTCAAGGCACAGGGTGTAGCAGGGGCTTGCACAATTAATTCTAGTGTCAGTCTGTAGTAAAAGCATGGTAAATACTGCAGTGTGCCCTTGCAGTGTGTGTTAGCCATTGTAACACAATTTAATGTAGCTTACAATAAGTGCAAGTGTATTCTGGAAAGCAGCTGTCATAACCAAGTGTGTGGGAAAAATGTGCAATGCTTATGCCACACTAACCTAACATAACCAAACCCAATTgtgaaatatatatacatattctcTACAGTCATGAATTATGGATTGTTGATAAATGCTAAATcataaatgcatcaaatttgcataaTTTTATTACAAAGCGCTGCAGACACCTTTGAAAAGACATTTAAGGTAGCTGGATATTGCATATTCCATAGATCATTTCGGATATAGCAGGCAAATCAGTGGACATTACACGAGTCGTGCGGCCATAGACATCTCACTCAACAGCTTTCATAGTGCAGTTCAAGAAACATTTTCGTAACCTCTATGTACTTGAGTTATTACAGTTGTAATTATTGAAGTGCATGCTATCGACATCAAATAAACCCGAACAGCGGAAacattcgcagtggtatagtgcacGCCGTACAGTTATCATCATGGAATGGCGCGcatatatgcgcagtgctgccaaaccggatgtgcgcacctgtccatggtgatgactggaGGGCGTGCATTATACCACTgtgaatgcttgccgctgtttggATTTCATTTGACGTCGATAGTACCTATACATCACTTATTACAACTGCAACTTGAGGATGTTTACATCAAATCGCGTATTACTTTTGCACATTTGTGCTTCTGGTATAAGAATGTACATGTTTTAGTCGGGAGCATAAATGATCCGCTATGGCCACTGCTCAAAGAAACATGTTACTCAGCCGTTTGGTGGTAATTAGAAATAGATTTAGATCTCAGACACCTTTCATGCAATATATTTGCAATGTACAATGTATGTCACTTTGCGTCAGTTTTAATCGTGCGTATCCAATATCTTTCTCCGACTTTTGTAGTGCTGCCTGCTGTTATGAAATGGAGCGTATATAAGCAAGTCCTCATAATTACATGGTAACTGCGGTGAACTCTCATTTGTGCGAatgtcggtttaacgaatatttcagaataacaaacTTAGTAAATCCCCAGCGGTTTTCTTAtccattctatgcaaaaatctttcagttaaacgaatttctgaATAGTGAATATTTCTGTTGAATGAACTTGATCCGTGAACCCGGGCTCATTTTTGAAATCAATTCAACAAAGTTTCGTGCTctgcagcactggcgtagctGCCTCCAAATGGCCTATCCATCGGCGGTGGTGCATCATTgcttgtgcatgcagcgccgccgaggcaaagctgtcgtGCGGGAGACAAAAACGAGTCACATGAGTGTCAGtttcttttctccttctttttctgtcTCATCGGTATTGTTTGACAATCTCCGTTTCGGGTAACAACAGCGCAGTTCGTGGGCCATGCGCCCACTTTCGTATGAGTTCGACGAAATGGAAGTGGCTGTCTCTATCAGACAAGCTGAAAATCCTTCAGCGTCTGGACATATCAGGAtatattagaaagttgcgagacttcgtgtcacagcaacaagctgtgctaGAGCCAATGCAGGGAAACGTATACTCTCTGgacagctttgtctcttcttgcgctttaagggtgCCAgaccaaatgaaaattacagaactctttttcaaaataaattggatttcacacttttgactcaaTATCTGCtctgcccaatgctgttccatattctagtgaatattcagtttagtgaacttttagttaagtgaactatttccttgcgTCCTTTGAAGTTCACTCAAGCAAGAGTTCACTGTATTACTTATTAAATGTACAATCAGACACAAAGCACTTTTTCACAAAAATTTTAATCGCCAGGTCATGGCACATGCTGAAATCTAGTCGGAGATGGTGCCTTTGGCAATGTGGTCACATGTAGCACTATCCAGCACATAGAAATGAAATGTATAGCTGTGTCAAGTACACAGAAGATTCAAtatactttaaagggacactaaaggcaaatgttgagtcgacgttgattgttgaaatagcggtccagaaacctcgtagcgctgcttttgtgccaaggaagtgcttattttgaaataaaatcacgtttttagtggtccgcatcgcgttagcacgcttcaaatctcccgtctgaaaatacgactctcatacgtcactgctgccgtgcccaacgttgcccgcttttactgcgcggccgccgacactagtagcagccgagcggaagtagcgggacccacagtagcaacaacggcgctgcggcaaagacttgctcagatgggcacattcaaagccgtcaccaagttgcggttggtctcgcaatcctcagtacgaaagtgcagcgagcacacgcgctgaggttttgactgtttagcacactggcgcaacggcatgacactaagccacttcgagcgtaagtggtcattccgcggcacccagtgaaaagacacaccggtttccttgctgcagcactggcgttgtgcaccattcgggcatccggcaatatcacacgcatgcggaattttgtcgaactttctgtcagagcgactttcacgagcgcgcaaaacacgcacggcagtacgcaatcccgaaactaccactgagacgggcgaggcacagttcggcgaaaacggaacctttgaaccacgcgcgccgttccccatggcaacgccacggaggttttgttttccatgaatcaagcagaaacgaacaaacagcattttattacgtcttttgatgctcggaatgttctttttttactgctgctagtttgattactagtgatttattgtaggccgacttccctacgtcatcgggatcacttcgaaaatgtcccactcgtggcgctcatcatgtcatacatttagcttaatttctcggtaagtagggcactgctgttgataatattgccgttttagaagttgtcatacattgggctttcactctgacataaattgttatttgcctttagtgtccctttaaggttcaTATCTGTAGTTTTTGTCGCGCCAACATTGGGCcaagttttcaaaaaaaaaagggggggtgtACATGAATGGCATTAAAAGTTTTTCACAGCAATCGCTACAACCTGAATCTACTTACTTAAGGTGGCATCGTTGTTGCCCTACATGGCAACGGCAGTGATGTTGGAGCATCCATGACAGACCATAGACATCGGTCACAGGTCACATGCTTGCACACCTTCCAAATTTTCTATGAAATAGGGGTTACTGTTAATGTGTGCCGTTCACCCTATCACAAAAAATTTGTCACTTTTGGGCACCTTTCTCAGACACCAGTCTCAAGGGGGTTATGTAAATCCACTGTGGAAAgtgcaacaaaagaaaaagtCATAGGGAGGGCAgtgctattatttatttacacaGATACCTGCAGTGCCCACATGGGCCTTACTGTACGGTGAATATGCAGAAACAAATACACAAAAGATATTAACAAAagtataaaaaatacaaacataatgcaaaacaCAATAGTGCATGCTTCGTACAAATGCTTAATCCAACTGCATAGTGCTATACAGCAAATAAAAAACAATGTTCACTCATGTTTTTTTCAGCATTTCCAAAATGTATTTTCACATAAGGCGAAAGAGGTGCAGTAATAACTTCTTTTGGTAGGTAGTTCCAGTCATGTACAGCACGCATGAAGGAGGCAAACTCTAGTAAATTAATGTGGCAATTAGTAGTATACTCCTGTATTTTAACAGCTTGGTCTACATGGGAGGACACAATGGTCAGCTTCCTGAAATATCCTGTGCACACACTTCATATGTAACTTGTACTCAACTGGGACTGCTCCAATTGAGAGGCACCAATGAATAAGAGGAAGTAAACAATGCACTCTGCATCTTTGTTCATATTAGGTTCTCTACAAATTAGTTTATTTGCGAATAGTGTATTCCTCGAAAGGCATATTACCTGAGCAGGTTGCTCATGTTTCAAGAAAAAGTTGTTTCAAAGCAAAGCCATTCATAAAGGCTTTGCTATGAGTAGCTTTCGGCCACCATTTTATGTTCAGTCAGTGTACCAAAAAAATTGGAACTCTGCTGGCCTGTGTAACACAAGCTTGTTCCAGGTAGAAGAAAAAATTATGCACATAAACATCTTTGGTGGTGCGTGGTGACTGCTGAACAAATTGCATTACCAGTGAGCCTTGAGTCGCTCAACTACCTTGTGCACAAAGTCCGAATGACTCGCATAAAGACAGAGCTCCTTGTTGATATCTGTCCATTTGACCTTAGCTGCGTCATCGCCAGCTTCGAGGGCAAACTTGCCCGTGATGTTGCCACTCTCATCATGAAAATTGCAGGCAACGGTCTCCATCCAGGCATTGTCTGTGTTCCGTGGGTCATCCACATAGCCCTTATAGACCTGCGTTAAGGAAGGGGACACGCGTAAGCAAAAGCTCACAACTAGGCTAGATAAATGAACATTCTAATGACATCTGGCTCTTTCTCATGTTACAGCACGGTACAAACCATCGGAACACTTACCTCCACGCCTTTACTGAAGAACGACTCAAGAGATTTCTCCAGTGCATGCCTGTCCTTTTCACTCAGAGACAAGCTGTTCATGGTCTCTTCAGAGAATTCTCTTCGCAGTGTAGCACTAACCAGCTCTCCAGGATCCACCATTCCCTAGGAAAAATTTCAATGTAAAATTAAATTGCGGATTTTAACACACAGAGGCTGCAGAGTGGGTTAGGAGCAATGCCACAACATAAAGGAGGGCTGTGAATgaatttcgacaacctggagtTCTTTATCGTGCCCAAGTAAACAAGTGTCTACGTTTCAGCTCCTTAAGAATGTGGCTGCTTGCAGATGGGAACCGAACTTGTGACCTTGCACACAGCAGTTTAATGCCACAGCCGATGAGGCAAAGGGGCAGAGGGAAGGAAACTAACAGCCCCTTCCTTTCTGATAGTATTTCCGAATCTGAGCTCAAAGCAAGCTTTACAGTGAACCATATTTGGTGGTTTTACAGCTCCTATCGGTGAACAGATGTTGTCTACACATATTGCAAAATAATAACCACTAACACAGCTAGATACTGTACAGACACATAAAAATGGTGTGTGCATTCGTCCAGTTGTTTTTGCAGCTATGCTGCTCGTAGAAGCAGGTGAAGGTTGATGCACTGCGTGAACTGTATGGTTACTCTTTCACAAGATGCCCGTGTATAATTCACCCTTTCCCTTTCTTGTAATTCACCCTATGAAAGCGTATAAAGCGTGACCAAGCTAGTCTGAGTCTACCATAGGGCTGTCTTTGGTATTTATATACAATTTGAATTAATGCATAAGTGCACTAGACGAGCTACCACTTACTCCGGGAATGGCCCACTCGCCGGAGTCTCTCCTTGCAATGGCCACAAACTGCAGCACTGGCAGTTGGCTGTGCTGATTCATAACCTTAGTGCCTGTTGCATCTCTCTTCCATCTAAAGCGAGAGGGAGAAATGGCAAAAGATTTCAATCACAAATACCACACAAAGAGATCAAAAGAAACTAGTATTTCATCTTCGTCATTAGATGATGCACACAAAGACACAAGCAGCCCTTTTACTTTGAGCATTGCCTTTGCTTTGCGTTACTGTAGCATAACCTATTGATTTATTAATTTATGCTGTTTGATAGATACTGTGCATATTGTGTACTTCTTTAAATGTCTATTATTATGTTCTTTTCCCCTCCACTCTATAATGCCTTAACACTGaggatacaaacaaacaaacaaaaagctgGTACAAGTTACATTGGTTTCTTGAAACCATTAACCCAATGTGATGCCACAGAAACTGCTGTTGGAAACTTGCCGATGCCAGCGAGTAGCAAAACTATTATGCCTATAACAAATAAAA
Above is a window of Rhipicephalus sanguineus isolate Rsan-2018 chromosome 3, BIME_Rsan_1.4, whole genome shotgun sequence DNA encoding:
- the LOC119387704 gene encoding ADP-ribose pyrophosphatase, mitochondrial — protein: MLTKSFVKVFVYISTFVPRTMRMHTKCRGTTYPGTNVQRLNVPDDKVPWTVQWPDYKPPEYSIPGLSSKPWADPELGADFSPCWNTLDGNVDRWSHEGTYAVVDGRPLNPHGRTGLSGRGRLGRWGPNHAGDPIVTRWKRDATGTKVMNQHSQLPVLQFVAIARRDSGEWAIPGGMVDPGELVSATLRREFSEETMNSLSLSEKDRHALEKSLESFFSKGVEVYKGYVDDPRNTDNAWMETVACNFHDESGNITGKFALEAGDDAAKVKWTDINKELCLYASHSDFVHKVVERLKAHW